In Columba livia isolate bColLiv1 breed racing homer chromosome 25, bColLiv1.pat.W.v2, whole genome shotgun sequence, the following proteins share a genomic window:
- the LOC135576336 gene encoding olfactory receptor 14J1-like, giving the protein MSNSSSITQFLLLPFTDTRELQLLHFWLFLGIYLAALLGNGLIITTIAWDQHLHTPMYFFLLNLAVLDLGCISTIVPKSMANSFMGTRAISYMGCAAQVFMFSFFISAEYSLLTVMSYDRYVAICKPLHYGTLLGSRACVHMAAAAWATGFLNALLHTANTFSLPLCKGNALGQFFCEIPQILKLSCSHSYLRELGFLAVCILVVFGCFVFIVVSYVQILRAVLRIPSEQGRHKAFSTCLPHLAVVSLFVSTAMFAYLKPPSISSPSLDLVVSVLYSVVPPAVNPLIYSMRNQELKDALRKLIS; this is encoded by the coding sequence atgtccaacagcagctccatcacccagttcctcctcctgccgttcacagacacacgggagctgcagctcttgcacttctggctcttcctgggcatctacctggctgccctcctgggcaacggcctcatcatcaccaccatagcctgggaccagcacctccacacccccatgtacttcttcctgctcaaccttgccgtcctcgacctgggctgcatctccaccattgtccccaagtccatggccaattccttCATGGGTACCAGGGCCATTTCTTATATGGGCTGTGCTGCCCAAGtctttatgttttcctttttcatttcagcagaataTTCTCTCCTCAcagtcatgtcgtacgaccgctacgttgccatctgcaaacccctgcactacgggaccctcctgggcagcagagcttgtgttcacatggcagcagctgcctgggccactgggtttctcaatgctctgctgcacacggccaatacattttcactgcccctgtgcaagggcaatgccctgggccagttcttctgtgaaatcccccagatcctcaagctctcctgctcacactcatacctcagggaacttgggttTCTTGCAGTTTGTATATTAGTAGTATTTGGCTGTTTCGTGTTcatcgtggtgtcctatgtgcagatcttgagggccgtgctgaggatcccctctgagcagggacggcacaaagccttttccacatgcctccctcacctggccgtggtctccctgtttgtcagcactgccatgtttgcctacctgaagcccccctccatttcttccccatccctggacctggtggtgtctgttctgtactcggtggtgcctccagcagtgaaccccctgatctacagcatgaggaaccaggagctcaaggatgccctgaggaaactcatatcttag